The nucleotide window ATGTTTACGATTTTTGTCGGACAGGATGGCCGCCGCTTCATGGATGAGAAGAGAACGGCGCAGACCTGGAATCAGGAAATTAAAGATGATGTCGTTGAGCTTTATGGAAGAACCGGTGTGGATTATTTCTGGAGCCTTGCGGATGAAGCTTCTCTGCAGATGATGCAGATCGCAGATGCAGCCAAAGATCACGAAGGAATTGTGGTTGCGGATACTCTGGATGAGCTGGCCCAGAAGACCGGAATGGATGCGGAAGCGTTAAAAGCGACAGTAGACCGCTGGAATTCCTTTGCGGCTAAAATGGAAGATGAAGATTACAACCGGACAGCCCAGTTCTGGTTCCCGATTTCCACAGGCCCGTTCTATGCGTTAAAGACGACCTTCTTCTCCAGCGTTTGTCATGGCGGCATCACCAAAAACGCCAATGCCCAGGCAACACGCATTGACGGCAGCGTTATCGAAGGCTTATATGCCGCCGGTGAAGTTACCACCGTTACCAATTCCAATGGCTACACCATCTCCAACGCGATCACCTTTGGTCGGATCGCTGCTCAGCATGCGGCTTCACAGATCCAATCCGCAAACTAAGTTATAACCGATATAAAAGAATCGCACCCCTGCGATCACGCCGTTTCTGACTAATTGGAGACGGCGTTTTATTATGTCCGCAAACTTCCGGCAAGGACTCCAGTCTCACAAACTGTCAGAACTTTTTTCCAACAGAAAAGCGGCCTATAGCGCCGCCTGACTGGTTCCTGTATTTTTACTTTTGTTTCTGATCACTGCGTTCCAGAGCCTCGGTTAGAAAGATCCGCAGTTTGTCCATCGTGGCATCACTGACACAGTGTTCCATATGGCAGGCATCTTCCTCCGCTGTCTGTTCGTCGATCTCAAGCACTTCCATCAGAAATCGTTTAAACAAAACATGGCGGCTGTAGACTTTCTGGGCATAATGCCGGCCGGATTCGGTTAAGTGGATCGTACCGTAAACTTCCTGATGAATGTATCCGGCATCCTTCAAGACACCCATGGCCTTATTGACGCTGGGCTTGCTGACATGAAGCATGGCGGCGATATCGCTCATTCTGACGCTCGGGTTGCGCTGTTCCAGAATCAATATGCTTTCCAGATAATTTTCTGATGATTCATTCATTCTTTCCATAATGATCCTGCCCTCGCTTTCTGCAGTTTATTATAACAAATCCTTTGAACTTGGACAACTAAACCGCTTTCTTTCGCTGCAATTTTAAAGATCGGGCAAGAAACTCCACCGTTTGCCGCAGCCCCTCTTTTCGTGCCAGGCTGCGCGTTGAGCTGCTTTGTCTTTCATCAGGCTGTTCCTCGGTAAAATAAAGACCGGTTTCCGGGTCAAGACTGAGGCTGTCCAAAGGCCAGCCCGGATGACGGACAGGGTGAGCGCTCTCACACAGCCAGAATCCGCCGGCCCGAATCAGCTCAGGATCTGTCAGCTGAAACACCGCTTCCTGTCCTGTTTCATCGACAACCGCCCAGCCATCCAGATAAGCCGCCATCAGTCTTCCGCCATGGCGATGGGCAAGGCGCTGATAATGCGCCAGCATTTCATCATCACTCATCTCATGTACGCCGTCTTTCCGCCGAACATACAAACCTGGCTGATCGGGATCCTGAGGGTCAAGATCAAGAAACTGAAAGGCCGAATCCTGACCGATACAGGCCATGCGGGTCTGCGCAAAACCAACGCGTGCTTTTAACAGCGCATTGCCGCAGGGACTGTCCGCGGTTTCCTCCACGATCAGTGGAGCATTGAGCGTATGTATCCCAACAATCTGCACCGCATAGTCCGCCAGCCAGCGCCGCATTCCTTCAATTTTATTCACATTATGCGTTGCATAACAAATTGTTTTCATCCGATTTACTAACTCAACTTTCACTCATCCGAATTATCGAAACAGAAGGCGAACTTGATTGGATACAAATTTCGCATAATCATATTTATCTTCAGAATCGGTACACCATTTGATCAACAGACCGGTAAACGTTCCGATAATAACAGTATAGAATTCCTTTTCTTGATAATCCAATCGAAATGCCTGTTCCTGCTTTCCCCGACGGATCAGATGAAATAAAATTTTGACCATTGCCCGATCTTCAATCATCAGCTCAATCTGCGTCCGAATCTGGCCGATGTACGATTGCCGCGTCCATTCTTTTCCCTTTGAGCAGGCATAATCGAACATACACTGTATTAGACTTATCATCTGATCCAGCAACGGCTGATGGTCATCCAAGTTAAAATACTGTTCAAGATAGAGATCCATTTCCTGAAAAAAGGCTAGGATGACCAAATCTTCCTTAGCTTTGAAATAATAATAAAATGTCCCCTTGGACAGATGACTTGCTTCGCAGATATCATCCACCGTTACTGTATTATAACCATATTCGCTGAACAAACGCAGGGCTGTGGTATAAATTGTCGCTTTATTCTGCTGCGATTTTAATTGCTTTTCCGTTTTTTTAATCGCCATGTTGTCACCTTCGTTGTGTTCAATATATCATAAATTTCCCAGATCTAAAACTACTTTTAAAATTCAACCATGTTAATCTGTTGACAAACAATTGGCAAAATGTATAATTCAATTATAGACTGCAGTCTATAACAAAGAATATAAAAACAAACAGAGGAGAGAAAAAAATGAGAAAACTCAATGTTTTTCCTGCGGCCTTTTTACTCATCAGCAGCCTCTTGGCTGGTTGTTCTGCAAGCCCAGCCTCCGCTCAGCCACAGTCTGCATCGCCTTCTACCCAAGAATATCATGAAGAAGTCGTCATTGTCGGTGCCGGCGGAGCCGGACTCATTTCCGGAATTACAGCTCTGGAAGCTGGACAGGATGTTTTGATTATCGAAAAAATGAGTTTTGCCGGCGGAGCAACTTTATTAAGCGAAGGATATATTGCAGGAGGAGGAAGTACCTTTCAAAAAGAAAAAGGAATTGATGATGATCCGGAAACGATCTATCAGGACTTGATGAAAGGCGGAAAAGAAAAGAATCAGGAGGATCTGGCCCGGCTCTACGCTGAAAACATGGGCGCTGCTTTTAACTGGCTGACAGACGATCTGCACGTACCCTTTACCGAAGCTTCGCCTTTAAGCTATCCTGAACATACTCACGACCGAGTGATGGTTGTCGATGGAGGCGGAAGTCAATATGTTCAAATTTTAAAGACGAAATATGAGGAATTAGGCGGTCGGATTCTCTATGATACAAAAGCTCAGGAACTCTTGACAGACGCTGGAAAAGTCATCGGAATCCGAGCGGAAGACAAAGCCGGAGAAGAAATCCTTCTGTATGCTGATGCAGTTTTATTAGCGACAGGCGGATTCGGCGCCAGCCCAGATCTTCGTCCTGAAGGTCTGGAAGATGTCGTTTTCTACGGTGCGGTGTCCTCGACCGGAGATGGTATTAAAATGGCGGAAAAGATTGGCGCGCAAACACTTTTCATGGATACGATGAAAATTTATCCACAAGGCTTGTTAAACCCTCAGGAAAAAGAGCTGACAGACGAAGGGGCGTTGGTCAGAAACGGCATTTCCTGTGCTATCGGCTCCAAACAGACAACCAATACAACTGGTTCGATTTATGTTAATTTGGAAGGAAGCCGCTTCATCAATGAGAATACCGATTTTGTATCGATTAAGGAAGCTCAGCTGCTGCAGCCTGAGAAGAAAATGTTTCTCGTTATGGATCAGGCTGGATATGATGCCTGGTATGCTTATACTTCAACCGTGTTATCTACAGAACTGGCTGAAGACTGGTTTCAGCGCGAAGGACAGCCGATTTTTATCCGTGCGGAGTCATTGAGCAGTGCTGCTGAACAGGCAGGTATTGATCCTGTAAAGCTGACTGAGACAGTACAGCATTTCAATGAAATGGCAAAAAAAGGAAATGATTCAGACTTCGGCCGCGAACTGACCGGCGGAATTGAAGGCGATACCTACTATATTATCGAATTGAAGCTGCGGACAGCGACAACGCTGGGCGGTGTTAAAACTAATGATGCAATGCAGGTGCTTGATACACAGAACGAAGTCATTCCAGGATTGTATGCAGCAGGCGAGATTGTCGGTGGCGCTAACGGTGTTGAATCCATGCCTTCCTGCATGAATGCCTGGTCCTTGGTTTCAGCTCGAAAAGCAGCTTCAACCATCTTAGAAAACTTGAATCATTAGATTGACTGACTTATTCTTTAAAATACGGTTTATTTCAGACGTTTGAGATAAACCTTTTTCTATCTATGAAGAGTTCTGACCTTTTCCCCTATCAAAATTTTTCCATCTACGCCAAATAAAAAGGCGTGATTTTCATCTGCGCCTTATTTCAAACTTTCATTTTTCATTAATGTTTAGTCGGTCAGAAATTTGAACTACATCAGCAAGGAAACGACATGATAGACGACAAACGACACACAGTAGGCAACGCTGATCTGAAATCCAATCGACTTCAGCGTATATTTCCAGCTTCCCGCTTCGGAGTGAATCGCCGAAATCGCGGCAACACATGGAGCATAAAGCAGAACAAACGTCATGAAGGCAATTGCAGAAGCCGGGGTAAAGACCTGGGTCAGCACAGTTGCCAGCTGCGAAACATTACCGACGTTATACATGACTGCCATCGAGGACACTACGCTTTCCTTCGCGATCAGACCGGAGATCAAAGCGATCGCCGACTGCCAGTGACCAAAGCCCAGCGGAATAAACAGCGGGGCAATGAACCGGCCGATCATTCCCAGAATGCTCGCCGTCGGATCATCCACCATCTGCAGCGTAAAGCTGAAATTGGTCAGCACCCACAGCAGCACTGTCATGGAGAAGATGATCGTTCCTGCTTTGATCAAAAAGCCCTTGGCCTTCTGCCACATGTGGTTCATCGTAACCTGAAACGAAGGAATCCGATACGGCGGCAGTTCCAGAATGAAAGTGGATTCATTGTCTTTAAAAACCGTATGCCGCAATAAGAATCCGCAGCCAACCGCAACCAGAATCCCCAGTACGTACATGCTGAAGATCGCGATGCCGGAATGCGCGGGGAAGAAGATTCCGGCAAACAGCGCATAAACCGGAAGCTTGGCGCCGCAGGACATAAACGGAATCAAAAGAATCGTCATTTTGCGATCCTGTTCATGTTCCAAGACCCGTGAAGCCATGACTGCCGGCACGGTACAGCCAAAACCCATAAGCATCGGGATAAACGCCTTGCCGTTCAATCCGATTTTCCGCAGCATGCCATCCATCAGAAAGGCTGCCCGCGACATGTAGCCGCTGTCCTCCAAGACCGACAGAAATAAAAACAGAAGCATGATCTGGGGCATGAATGACAGGACGCTGCCAACCCCGCCGATGACGGTATTGACCAAATCCAATGCCCACGGCGCGACGGCCATCGATGCCAGCGCTGCCAGAAGATTTTCAGCCAGCACATCATTGATCAGCATTTCAACCCAGCCCTTTAACCCTTCGCCGATCGGCCCGAAGGTCACGATAAACATGCAGAACAAAATCAGGAAAAAGACCGGAATACCCAGGTATTTATGCGTCACGATCATGTCGATCCGATCCGACACCGATGTTTCACTTTCGCGTTTTTTAACACACTGCTTCATCATCATTTCGATCAGGGAATAGCGCATATCCGCGACTGCCATATCAATTTCCCGCTGGCCGCGCTGATCGCAGAACTGCTTTTGCAGCGCTTCAAGCTGACTGAGCTGCGCCTGGGACATCCGCAGATCCCGCACAATCGCTTCATCGTTTTCCAGCATTTTCATCGCATAGAACTTATCATGCACATGGTCGTGCTGACAGGCTTCGCGGATCACGCTGATCTGTTTTAAAATGGCTTCGGTTGATGAATCATACTCCAAAACGGAGCTGTGCGTATTGTGGACAAGTTCATGAATCAGCTCCGCCATGCCGCTGCCATTTTTCGCACTGATGGCAACCACCGGCGTATCCAAAAGTGCTGATAATTGTTTCAGATCCAAGGTGATGCCCTTGCCTTTCAGCTCATCCAGCATGTTGACTGCGATGACCATCGGAATGCCCAGCTCTTTCAGCTGCAGGCTTAAATACAAATTCCGCTCAATATTCGTTCCGTCGACAATGTTTAAAATCAAGTCGGGATGTTCTTCCATGATGAAATCCCGGGCGACAATTTCCTCCATACTGTAAACAGACATCGAATAAATCCCCGGCAGATCCACCAGCGTGATCTCATGTTCCTCGATCTGGAAGGAACCTTCCTTTTTTTCAATCGTTACGCCCGGCCAGTTGCCGACATGCTGCTTCGATCCGGTCAGCCGGTTGAACAGCGTCGTTTTTCCGGAGTTTGGATTTCCCGCCAGCGCCACTTTAAAGTTCATCGGTCAACCCTCCTGACTTCAATTGTTTTCGCTTCATCTTTGCGCAGCGATAACTCATAGCCGCGGCAGCGAATTTCAATTGGATCGCCCATCGGCGCTACTTTTCGAATAAACAGGACTGTGCCTGTAGTAATTCCCATATCAATCAGACGTTTGCGGATTGCGCGTTCCCCACTGACGCCGAGAACCTCCGCCTTTTCACCAACCTGACAATCAAATAAGGTCATGCCAACCCTTCTTTCTAATTCTACACAGTACAATTTTAGCATTGTACCCTGCCTTGTCAACGTATTTTGTTAAGATTGACTAACTTTATTAGAGAAAGGCAACTTTAGTTTTCAGGTTTCCTTAGAAGTATCGATCGAAAACAGAAAAAAGAACTCTCCGCGGCCAGCGTTAGAGAGTTCAGCTTTCGATCATCCATTTTTTTATTTTAGGGGAAATAGTTAGGAAATATAGAGGTTGGGATGATCATTCAGAGTCAACTGCGGATTCTTTATGATCAATAAAGAACCGGGACCGCAGCTTCCTTTGCAGGGTTTCGCAGAAAAGAGGAGAATCTGCGATTTAAGTTAGTATTATCTAACTTATGTTTACATGTTATCACAGTCTAACACCCATGTCAATAAGAATTCAAAAACACGTTAATCAGCACACAGCCAAAGGGTTTGATCCTGCCGCAAAAATTGTTCAATTTCAGCATGATAAAATGAATTCATCTGGCTGAGCCGTCCTTGTCCCTGAACAAGCGGATCAATCCAGCGCAGCTTGGCGGGAATCTGCAGCCATTCGGATGGGTTGTCTGGATTCGCATGCCGTCGCACATGAGCACATTGGCAATAAGCTTCCCAAGCTTTGGCCATCTGCGGATCCTTTTTCAGCTTGGCAATCACCTGCGCTTCGCTGCTCATCAGATCCTGCGGGACAAGAACCTTGAGCGCCAATGCCTGATGGATTAAATTCGCCAGTCTCTGCATGGCGTACCGATCCTCATCCGCCACATAAATCCACGAATTAATCAAAGCCAGCCGGACAAATTCCCTGGCCCGTTCAAAGGATTGAAAGACCAGCTCCGGCTGTCCGTGTTCGTCTGCAGCCACCACCAGATCCTCGAACAGCGCTTGTAATCGGGAAAGGGGATAAGCTTGAAACGCGATTGCATTCCCTAACGTATATTCCAGCCGATCGGCAGACAGCTGAGGAGAATCATTATCGGCAATCGGATATTGGTGATAATCCGCCACCTGATCTGTACGCAAGTTCCACTTTTTTAACAGAGATTGCAGCCGAGAGTCATTCTCAAGGATCTGCCGGGTTGACCCTTCCGTCGATTCCTGTCTGAGATGATCATGATTGAGAAAATCTATCACATGAGCAAAAACAGGCGTACTGATATCGTGGAACAAGCCGGCTGCACTCTGCGCCAAATCGTGCGTAAAATGCCAGATGATCAAGGCCACGCCAATACTGTGTTCATAGCGCGAATACGGCTTTGTCAGGTGCCGGTATATTGGAAACTGAGTGTATTCCAGACCGCAGTTCATTCCAATCCCTTTCAGCCGCTGCATCGACGGCGTTTGAGCGAATTCGCCAAGCCAATCGGGAATTGACTCGTTCAGGATGGGAAACAAAATTCCTTCGCGGGTCATAGAACAAGCTCCCTTTCATCTTCTCGCTTCAGCTTAAGAAAACCTTCCATCGGCTGTCCTTTCACCTTTGGAAGCTGCCGCGCATCCCCGCTCTCCGCCGCTTTTCTTCTATATTGCTCCACTCTTAATTTCATTCTGATTCCTCATTTTCTATCCTTTAGATTTTAGCAGGATCATCCGTCAAGTCAACAACAGAAACCTTCCACTCCCGCGGCATGTTTTGATCAAAGGCAAACAGCGGCCGTTCGATTTGAACAGGCCGCTGTTTTACATCACAATTAAAATCTTTCAGGTACGTTTTATTCCGCAATGAGATTGTATGGAACTTCCTTTCCTGCCGCTTTAAAGTTCAACCGATATGTTCCGGCCTGGATTGATTCCGGAGGTGTCACAGTTATTACTTTAGTTTGGGCATTCCCGTTAGAATTAACAGGTGATTCTTGCTCAATTGTCCAGCCCTCAGAGGATTGATAGCTCCCCTCAGCTGTCTTGATTTGCGGTATCACTTCTACGTTCTCGTTTGCATCGCTCAAATAAGTAACGTTGAACTTGAGAGGTTTCCTTTCAGCCACGTCAAAGATCCGGCTGCCTTCAATCAATTCAACACTCAGTCCGGTTTCCTTCCCTTTTTCCACAGCCATAGTCAAGGATTGATTTAATCTTTCATTTTTGCTGTTCACCGCATTTTCCCCGATCGGGAAAATGCTTGCTTTTAACGATAGCTTTCCCTCCGTAAATCCTGTTGACTGTGTTGTATCCATTTCTATAGAATACTCTCCCGCTGCGCCTAAGGAAATATAAACCTGTCCCTGAGATGGATAATAAGATACACCTGCATAAATAAAGAACGTTCCTTCAGGAAAATGCTGATCACTATCCAAACTGAACACAACGCCAACCTCCGAATAACGCGTGTCAGACGAAGGTGTTACTTTCAAATTCAGATTTACTCTATCTTTCGTAAAGATAGGCTCGGATTCAGTTTGACTGAATTCAACAACACTCGCTAATCCATTATTCACAGTGAATGAACACCACTGCGTATCAGCGCCCGTTGAGTTCCGCAGACGCAGTGTGTACGTTTCTACAGAAATTCCCTCTTTATCAAAATCGACAATGACCCTGACTGGCTTACTGACAATGCCTTCCATTGTTTTATTATTTTTGTTGCTAAAATTAGATAACGGAATTTGACTCTTTGCTTCATTGCCAGTTATTGAATAAGCATAATAGTCAGATCCATAAATCAACGTCAGCTGAGCTGCTTTTGGCAATACTGCTGTCTCTTTCCCATCTCTGAATTCCAGCCATAAATCATTCACAGAAGGATTGCCTGCCAACTCAAATTCTACGGTCAGTGAACTATGCTGATTGATTACTAAGTCTGCCGCTGAATCCAATGAAGCAAGATTGTATTTTCGGCCTGGCTGGGCGGTGATCTTTTTTACAACCGATTCCTGCCAGTGAACCCTCAGCGTAATTGCAACCGTTTTTCCGGACCCTTCGATCAACGTTAGTTTAACAAGATCTGATTCATCTTTCGCTTTGAATTGTCCGTTATTCTCCAAGGTGAAGTTAATCACTGCCTGATAACGACTGTCCGTTTTCCCAATCGGAATTGAATTTGACACTTTGTTTAGATCACAAGCCTCTGTCATCAGTCCAGCGCTCAGCCAGCCCTGAGAAGGAGCCGGAGCCATCGCAACGGAAAATTCATAATCAGTATAACTTGGCGCTTTAGGTACCATATTCCCAGGTTTTGAATCAACTTTGGCCAGACTCAGCTCTCTGTCAGCACCAGCTGGAATGATCAGCTGTCCAGTAAAACTGCCGTTGGACGTCGCATACAAGTCCAATGTCTGATCTTCCAGCGAACTTGCCTGGGTGAGGATATTAACGCTGATGTTTATTTTTTCATGATTATTTGTTTCATCCTCCACTGCTAATATGATCTGTACTTCTCCTAAATCGGTACTCGCGCTGATTCCTGGGTTATAGTAGGTCAGATAGAAATTCAACTTTGGCCGGGAGTTGGCCTGCGCCCTTGGACTCGTCTGTCCTACAATCGAGGAAGGGCTCTCTGATTTTATTGAATCTGCGGATATTATTTTCCCAACTGTGTTGGACGGATCCGTTGTATCAAAACCTTCACCAATCTCCATAAATAAACCGAAACTAGTCAGTGGATTTATTTGCATTGTATCTTGAGCTAGGTTAATCATATCTTCAGAAGTTCCCCCAGAGGACTTATTAATACTTTCATCAATCCAATTACCTGTACCGTCCATCGCTGCTTGTACCAGCCCCAAGCCATTCGGCAATGTGATGCTTTCAATTGTATAGTGTGACTCTTGCAATAATTGCGGCAGTTCAACGATGCCTTCAGCAATCAAAAACCCATCCTTTCCCTCTATTTTCTGCGCGGTTAATACTGTCTGCCGATCAGCGCTGGCGTTTTCTCCGGAAAGCTGCCAATACCGATAATTTGTCCCTACATTATGATAAGGGATTTCTTTCTTTAGATCTTTTTCATTAACATCAACAAATCCGCCGTCATCCTTATTCGTCATAGGATCGGAATCGGTAATTTTAGGTCGGGCATAAGCATAAACGCTGGCATTGTCTGCCGCCTGCATATACGCATAACCAATCACTGCACCATATTGAGTCTGTGTTATTCCATCTTTTAAGGCTTCATAAGACACTTGAAAAACCGTGCCGGTTTCAAATTTTATCGTGTTGTGTGCTTTTGATACATCACCCAAGGTTACGGTATTCCCACCGTCATCCATACTTTTAAAATTTGCGGTTTCTATCATCGCAGATTCCAGCACAAGCGTACTTCCACCTTGAAGCACCAATCCATGATCATATTCCTCGGCAATCATCCCATGATCACCAATGCGGTTCAGGGAATATAACGCTGTTTGATTGGTATTCGCAATATCGCTTAATCCGGTCAGACGAACATGCGAGTTGATTAAGGTAACACGGTCAGCCCGCTGAATCGCAGATAACGTCCTTGATACATCAGAAACACGGTTACTTCCTTCTTCCCATGTTACCTCGCCATAATTTTTTAGCGTAACTAACCGAGTAGAACCCGCATCACAGGAAGCTCCGCTTCCAAAGACGCCACCGTCAATTTTCATTTCTGGATCTACCGATAAATTTCCTGTCTTATATCCTGTACCGTCAATATATACATGGGAAGTTCCCTGAACGGTAATTTTAGTATAGTCTTTGGCATCGCCACCGCCATAATCACCGCCTGCATAAACCGAATCCCGTATTTCCAGACCTGAATGCGTCAGTGCCGGTTTCTCCCCGGGATTGTCTTTATAATACTGACATGCGCTCATTGCCCCGGAACCGATATGCAGATGAGTTGATCCGTTCACGATTCCGCGGTAACCACCACCAAAGACTTTTCCACTGACAGTTCCGCCGACTAGATTGACGAAAACGATATCCGGCCAGCCTGCTTCTGGTTTGTTTCCTTCCTTACCATCATTGCTGAGCTCACTGCCACCATATAGATTGCCTCGAATCCATCCGCCGGTCATGTTCACTGCAGCGCCTTCTAAAAGCATAAATTCTCCTGTTTTACCCAGGGCACCACCATATACAGAACTTTCCATTGTACCGCCCTGAATTGTGACGTTGGCCTTACCGGTTACCAGCCCTTCTTTACCGCCGCCGTAAACATTACCCATTACCGTACCATTTTTAATTTCTACTGAAGCCGATCCTAAAACTTCCGCAGTCTGACCGCCGCCAAAGACACTTCCCTGGATTTTACCGTCGTTAATTTCTACTGAAGTTGATCCTAAAACTTTCGCAATCTGACCGCCGCCAAAGATACTGCCCTGGATCGTACCACCGTTTAAAACAACTTTGACGCTTGAACCATCACAAATCCGGGCACATTCCTCATATCCATTTGCGTCAACTCCTTTTCCGCCACCGTAAACATTGCCTTGGACAACAGCTCCATCATTGATCCAAATTTCTCCCTCACCTTTAAAATAAGCATTTTTATCAGTATCATAAACAATGTTGTTACTTTTAACTACACCTGCTCCGCTGCCATAAATATCCCCTGTGATGACAGCTCCAGAGCCCATCTTAATTTCAAAGTCTCCTGTAAAGCTGCCAAAGTCGTTAGGATCTTTAGTTAAGTTCTTATAAGTGTCTGTAGTTTTAATTGCCGTATCTGCACCTTTTCCCGCGGCATAAATAGTACCCACCGTTGCATCTTTAACGTCAATCGTTACTTTTGTTTTTTTACCTGAGTCTGGACTTACTGTATATGCTGCAGAGCCGGCGCCATAGATTTCTCCAACACTCCCACCGGTAACATTTATATTCAAAGCGCCCTCAAAAGTAGGGATACTGACGATTCGGCCTGTACCAGCACCCCAGATTGTATCCACTCTCCCTCCGGAAATATTGATCTCGGTTCGACCTATATAAGCTGCAGCTGTTTGATTAAAACCCTGGTTACCGCCCTGAATGCTGGTTACTTTACCTTTTTCGACATTGATTTGAACATTACCGTTAGTTACTCCACCGCTGGCTACGCCGGCAACGATTGTTCCCACAACAGCATTACCCTTTACTGTGATTTTAGATAATTTTTCCGGAGCCATTATATTAGAATTTACACCACTTTCACAGCTGCGGACATAAGCGACAATTCTTGTAATATTGCCGCTGGAAACCTCGATTTCTCCGACAGAATCATTAATGTTAGCCCGGCCACCGCCATAAAGATAAATCACACTTTTCGCCTTAGTTGGTTGCTCCGTGAAATCATTAAAAACACTATCACCCAATATGATGTTATGTCCGTTCCCATAAAAGTGATTCAAATATTGAAGTTGGATTGATTCGATTTTCACATCGGCCATAACTTCAATCCCACAGTCATTATCCTTCCCACCTTGGTTTGAATCAATGCCAATGAGTCTAGCATCGGGTGTTGCCCCACTGATGGTCGCAGGTTTTCCTTCTTCCAAAAGCGTAATCGTTGTTCCCGTATCAAAATCTTTTTTAAAATTGTACTCCCCTACAATGATAAGCATGTTGTTGTCCAGGCTGCCTCCCGCATCCATTGACTTTAGGTGTTTCACAGCTTCATCAAAACTGGCTAAAGCATTATCTTTAGATAAGCCATTATTGATATCATTCCCATCCTTTTGATCAATATAAATTGTCGTGACTTCAGTTATGCCTGTAGCTGGATCTGAATACAACGTTTTGAATTTATCCTGTTGGACAGCCCGCATTAAACTGACAGCCTGAATACCGCAGCGGAATTGACGTTCATTGTCCTCAGGCTGAATTTCTCTCTGATACGTGCTTTGATCTGCATTCTCAATATTCTGCCAGACTTCCTCATCAGGATTACGATACTGCCATTGATATTGCAGACTGAAACCTGCAGGTGCAATCAATTCTTCCCCAGATTGCGAATCAATTAAGGAATAGATTACAGATGACGAATCAGAAAATTCCGTATGAACTGAGAGAGTATATTGCGGAACAAGCGTCGACACTGAATAAAGTGATATTCTTTTATCCTCACCAAGATCCAGACTTTCGCCTGCAGTCAGAGCCGTGACCGCATCAGCTTGTAAATCATCCGATTTGGTCTTCGACCAGCCCTGAAAAGTCAATCTAAACAGCGGATCTTCTCCGACAGGCTGCATAAGCG belongs to Holdemania massiliensis and includes:
- a CDS encoding FeoA family protein, whose protein sequence is MTLFDCQVGEKAEVLGVSGERAIRKRLIDMGITTGTVLFIRKVAPMGDPIEIRCRGYELSLRKDEAKTIEVRRVDR
- the feoB gene encoding ferrous iron transport protein B translates to MNFKVALAGNPNSGKTTLFNRLTGSKQHVGNWPGVTIEKKEGSFQIEEHEITLVDLPGIYSMSVYSMEEIVARDFIMEEHPDLILNIVDGTNIERNLYLSLQLKELGIPMVIAVNMLDELKGKGITLDLKQLSALLDTPVVAISAKNGSGMAELIHELVHNTHSSVLEYDSSTEAILKQISVIREACQHDHVHDKFYAMKMLENDEAIVRDLRMSQAQLSQLEALQKQFCDQRGQREIDMAVADMRYSLIEMMMKQCVKKRESETSVSDRIDMIVTHKYLGIPVFFLILFCMFIVTFGPIGEGLKGWVEMLINDVLAENLLAALASMAVAPWALDLVNTVIGGVGSVLSFMPQIMLLFLFLSVLEDSGYMSRAAFLMDGMLRKIGLNGKAFIPMLMGFGCTVPAVMASRVLEHEQDRKMTILLIPFMSCGAKLPVYALFAGIFFPAHSGIAIFSMYVLGILVAVGCGFLLRHTVFKDNESTFILELPPYRIPSFQVTMNHMWQKAKGFLIKAGTIIFSMTVLLWVLTNFSFTLQMVDDPTASILGMIGRFIAPLFIPLGFGHWQSAIALISGLIAKESVVSSMAVMYNVGNVSQLATVLTQVFTPASAIAFMTFVLLYAPCVAAISAIHSEAGSWKYTLKSIGFQISVAYCVSFVVYHVVSLLM
- a CDS encoding TetR/AcrR family transcriptional regulator, with amino-acid sequence MAIKKTEKQLKSQQNKATIYTTALRLFSEYGYNTVTVDDICEASHLSKGTFYYYFKAKEDLVILAFFQEMDLYLEQYFNLDDHQPLLDQMISLIQCMFDYACSKGKEWTRQSYIGQIRTQIELMIEDRAMVKILFHLIRRGKQEQAFRLDYQEKEFYTVIIGTFTGLLIKWCTDSEDKYDYAKFVSNQVRLLFR
- a CDS encoding non-canonical purine NTP pyrophosphatase, with translation MKTICYATHNVNKIEGMRRWLADYAVQIVGIHTLNAPLIVEETADSPCGNALLKARVGFAQTRMACIGQDSAFQFLDLDPQDPDQPGLYVRRKDGVHEMSDDEMLAHYQRLAHRHGGRLMAAYLDGWAVVDETGQEAVFQLTDPELIRAGGFWLCESAHPVRHPGWPLDSLSLDPETGLYFTEEQPDERQSSSTRSLARKEGLRQTVEFLARSLKLQRKKAV
- a CDS encoding metal-dependent transcriptional regulator, producing the protein MERMNESSENYLESILILEQRNPSVRMSDIAAMLHVSKPSVNKAMGVLKDAGYIHQEVYGTIHLTESGRHYAQKVYSRHVLFKRFLMEVLEIDEQTAEEDACHMEHCVSDATMDKLRIFLTEALERSDQKQK
- a CDS encoding FAD-dependent oxidoreductase; the encoded protein is MRKLNVFPAAFLLISSLLAGCSASPASAQPQSASPSTQEYHEEVVIVGAGGAGLISGITALEAGQDVLIIEKMSFAGGATLLSEGYIAGGGSTFQKEKGIDDDPETIYQDLMKGGKEKNQEDLARLYAENMGAAFNWLTDDLHVPFTEASPLSYPEHTHDRVMVVDGGGSQYVQILKTKYEELGGRILYDTKAQELLTDAGKVIGIRAEDKAGEEILLYADAVLLATGGFGASPDLRPEGLEDVVFYGAVSSTGDGIKMAEKIGAQTLFMDTMKIYPQGLLNPQEKELTDEGALVRNGISCAIGSKQTTNTTGSIYVNLEGSRFINENTDFVSIKEAQLLQPEKKMFLVMDQAGYDAWYAYTSTVLSTELAEDWFQREGQPIFIRAESLSSAAEQAGIDPVKLTETVQHFNEMAKKGNDSDFGRELTGGIEGDTYYIIELKLRTATTLGGVKTNDAMQVLDTQNEVIPGLYAAGEIVGGANGVESMPSCMNAWSLVSARKAASTILENLNH